Proteins found in one Labrus bergylta chromosome 8, fLabBer1.1, whole genome shotgun sequence genomic segment:
- the usp5 gene encoding ubiquitin carboxyl-terminal hydrolase 5 isoform X1, producing MADVGEVLMSVLSTIRVPKPGDRVHKDECALSFSSPESEGGLYVCMNSFLGFGSQYVDRHHARTGQRAYFHITRTRKAKKEDDNNSGSGHPPKKKPTRLAIGIEGGFDVEQEQYEEDVKVVILPDRQEITSDDLATMPDVVKERVSLSMAGIMTADSVSHTLQVQQWDGEVRQESRHAADLKQLDNGVKIPPSGWRCDVCDLQENIWMNLTDGKVLCGRRYFDGSGGNNHALLHFQQTGYPLAVKLGTITPDGADVYSYDEDDMVLDSKLPEHLSHFGINMMTMEKTERTMTELEIAVNQRVGEWEVIQESGTTLRPMFGPGLTGMKNLGNSCYLNSVMQVLFTVPDFQSKYVSNIDKIIDEAPSDPTQDFKTQVAKLGYGLLSGEYSKPAPDPGDENGASEPRGDQIGIAPRMFKALVGRGHTEFSTNRQQDAQEFLLHFINMVERNCRSGSNPSEAFRFLVEEKIVCQQSQKAKYTQRVDYIVQLPVLMDQATNTEELHEAERRREEGDSSAPTVRAQIPFTACMAALSEPEILTDFWSSAVQAKTTATKTTRFASFPDHLVIQIKKFTFGLDWVPKKLDVSIDVPDTLDLSALRATGQQPGEELLPEVAPPPLMTPDVEVKGILGFHGNEEDDSLYSPLLSPVLDDSTVSQLCEMGFPLEACRKAVYYTGNTGIDAAMNWIMSHMDDPDFSAPLVLPGCSSGPGTTPTESLSEEHLATIVSMGFSRDQATKALRATSNVLDRAVDWIFSHLDDLESMDVSEGGRSAAESEGGRDPPPGPRVRDGQGKYELFAFVSHMGTSTMCGHYVCHIKKDQQWVIFNDQKVCASEKPPKDLGYLYFYRRVAD from the exons ATGGCAGATGTTGGGGAGGTTTTGATGTCGGTTTTGTCCACAATTCGGGTTCCGAAGCCCGGGGACCGAGTCCACAAAGACGAATGCGCCTTGTCATTTTCCTCGCCG GAGAGTGAAGGAGGCCTGTATGTGTGCATGAACAGTTTCCTGGGCTTTGGGAGTCAGTATGTGGACAGGCACCATGCTCGGACTGGCCAGAGAGCTTACTTCCACATCACCAGGACTCGAAAGGCTAAg aaggAGGACGACAATAACTCTGGATCTGGGCACCCGCCGAAGAAAAAGCCCACCAGATTGGCTATAG GGATTGAAGGAGGTTTCGATGTGGAGCAGGAGCAGTATGAGGAGGATGTCAAGGTGGTCATTTTACCTGACAGACAGGAAATCACATCAGATGACCTTGCTACCATGCCGGATGTTGTGAAAGAGCGG GTGTCCCTGTCGATGGCTGGTATCATGACAGCAGACTCAGTTTCTCATACCTTACAAGTTCAGCAGTGGGATggagaggtgagacaggagtCTAGACATGCTGCTGACCTTAAACAGCTTGACAACGGAGTCAAGATCCCTCCCAG TGGCTGGCGGTGTGACGTTTGTGACCTCCAGGAAAACATTTGGATGAACCTGACCGATGGCAAAGTCCTGTGCGGTCGCAGGTATTTTGATGGCTCTGGGGGCAACAACCACGCCCTTCTCCACTTCCAGCAGACAGGATATCCACTGGCTGTTAAACTCGGTACCATCACTCCTGATGGAGCAG ATGTGTATTCCTACGATGAGGATGACATGGTGCTGGATTCAAAGTTACCAGAGCACTTATCTCATTTTGGCATCAACATGATGACCATGGAGAAG ACCGAGCGAACGATGACGGAGCTGGAGATTGCTGTGAACCAGCGTGTGGGGGAGTGGGAGGTGATCCAGGAATCAGGGACCACCCTCCGGCCCATGTTTGGCCCTGGCTTGACTGGCATGAAGAACCTGGGCAACAGCTGCTACCTCAACTCGGTCATGCAAGTGCTCTTCACCGTTCCAGACTTCCAGAGCAA GTACGTTTCTAACATTGACAAGATCATTGATGAAGCCCCAAGCGACCCCACCCAGGACTTCAAAACCCAAGT AGCCAAGCTGGGCTACGGTCTGCTGTCAGGAGAGTATTCCAAACCGGCACCAGACCCTGGAGATGAGAATGGTGCATCTGAACCCAGG ggaGACCAAATTGGCATTGCACCACGAATGTTCAAAGCACTTGTTGGGCGGGGCCACACAGAGTTCTCAACCAATCGACAGCAGGATGCTCAGGAGTTTTTGTTGCACTTCATAAACATGGTGGAG AGGAACTGTCGCTCTGGCTCAAACCCATCCGAGGCCTTCCGGTTCCTGGTGGAGGAGAAGATTGTGTGTCAGCAATCACAAAAAGCCAAGTACACACAGCGGGTTGATTACATCGTCCAGCTCCCTGTGCTGATGGACCAGGCTACAAACACAG AAGAGCTCCATGAGGCAGAGCGCCGGCGTGAGGAGGGGGACTCATCAGCTCCTACAGTGCGCGCACAAATCCCCTTCACAGCTTGCATGGCGGCTCTCAGTGAACCAGAGATCCTCACAGACTTCTGGAGCTCAGCTGTGCAGGCAAAGACGACTGCCACCAA AACAACCCGCTTTGCCTCTTTCCCAGACCACCTGGTCATCCAGATTAAGAAATTCACCTTTGGTCTTGACTGGGTGCCCAAGAAACTGG ACGTGAGCATTGACGTTCCTGACACTCTGGATCTGAGCGCACTGCGTGCAACCGGCCAGCAGCCAGGGGAGGAGCTTTTACCAGAGGTGGCCCCGCCCCCACTCATGACACCAGACGTGGAGGTTAAAGGTATCCtgggtttccatggcaacgaggAGGACGACTCGCTCTACTCCCCACTGCTGT CTCCAGTCCTGGATGACTCCACAGTGTCCCAGTTATGTGAAATGGGATTCCCTCTGGAGGCCTGCAGGAAAGCGGTGTACTACACTGGGAACACTGGAATTGATGCCGCCATGAATTGGATCATGAGCCATATGGATGACCCAG ACTTCTCTGCCCCCCTGGTCTTGCCAGGCTGCAGCTCCGGCCCGGGGACCACGCCCACAGAGAGCCTCTCCGAGGAGCACCTGGCAACCATTGTCTCCATGGGCTTCAGCCGAGATCAGGCAACCAAAGCACTGCGAGCCACG AGTAACGTCCTGGACCGGGCTGTGGACTGGATCTTCTCCCACCTGGACGACCTGGAGTCCATGGATGTGTCTGAAGGCGGTCGCTCAGCCGCAGAGAGCGAGGGTGGCAGGGACCCTCCCCCGGGGCCCCGCGTCAGAGACGGACAGGGCA AGTATGAGCTGTTTGCGTTTGTCAGTCATATGGGGACAAGCACAATGTGCGGCCACTACGTCTGTCACATCAAGAAGGATCAGca GTGGGTGATCTTCAACGATCAGAAGGTTTGTGCTTCTGAGAAACCTCCCAAAGACCTGGGATACCTCTACTTCTACCGGAGAGTGGCAGATTGA
- the usp5 gene encoding ubiquitin carboxyl-terminal hydrolase 5 isoform X2, whose product MADVGEVLMSVLSTIRVPKPGDRVHKDECALSFSSPESEGGLYVCMNSFLGFGSQYVDRHHARTGQRAYFHITRTRKAKKEDDNNSGSGHPPKKKPTRLAIGIEGGFDVEQEQYEEDVKVVILPDRQEITSDDLATMPDVVKERVSLSMAGIMTADSVSHTLQVQQWDGEVRQESRHAADLKQLDNGVKIPPSGWRCDVCDLQENIWMNLTDGKVLCGRRYFDGSGGNNHALLHFQQTGYPLAVKLGTITPDGADVYSYDEDDMVLDSKLPEHLSHFGINMMTMEKTERTMTELEIAVNQRVGEWEVIQESGTTLRPMFGPGLTGMKNLGNSCYLNSVMQVLFTVPDFQSKYVSNIDKIIDEAPSDPTQDFKTQVAKLGYGLLSGEYSKPAPDPGDENGASEPRGDQIGIAPRMFKALVGRGHTEFSTNRQQDAQEFLLHFINMVERNCRSGSNPSEAFRFLVEEKIVCQQSQKAKYTQRVDYIVQLPVLMDQATNTEELHEAERRREEGDSSAPTVRAQIPFTACMAALSEPEILTDFWSSAVQAKTTATKTTRFASFPDHLVIQIKKFTFGLDWVPKKLDVSIDVPDTLDLSALRATGQQPGEELLPEVAPPPLMTPDVEVKAPVLDDSTVSQLCEMGFPLEACRKAVYYTGNTGIDAAMNWIMSHMDDPDFSAPLVLPGCSSGPGTTPTESLSEEHLATIVSMGFSRDQATKALRATSNVLDRAVDWIFSHLDDLESMDVSEGGRSAAESEGGRDPPPGPRVRDGQGKYELFAFVSHMGTSTMCGHYVCHIKKDQQWVIFNDQKVCASEKPPKDLGYLYFYRRVAD is encoded by the exons ATGGCAGATGTTGGGGAGGTTTTGATGTCGGTTTTGTCCACAATTCGGGTTCCGAAGCCCGGGGACCGAGTCCACAAAGACGAATGCGCCTTGTCATTTTCCTCGCCG GAGAGTGAAGGAGGCCTGTATGTGTGCATGAACAGTTTCCTGGGCTTTGGGAGTCAGTATGTGGACAGGCACCATGCTCGGACTGGCCAGAGAGCTTACTTCCACATCACCAGGACTCGAAAGGCTAAg aaggAGGACGACAATAACTCTGGATCTGGGCACCCGCCGAAGAAAAAGCCCACCAGATTGGCTATAG GGATTGAAGGAGGTTTCGATGTGGAGCAGGAGCAGTATGAGGAGGATGTCAAGGTGGTCATTTTACCTGACAGACAGGAAATCACATCAGATGACCTTGCTACCATGCCGGATGTTGTGAAAGAGCGG GTGTCCCTGTCGATGGCTGGTATCATGACAGCAGACTCAGTTTCTCATACCTTACAAGTTCAGCAGTGGGATggagaggtgagacaggagtCTAGACATGCTGCTGACCTTAAACAGCTTGACAACGGAGTCAAGATCCCTCCCAG TGGCTGGCGGTGTGACGTTTGTGACCTCCAGGAAAACATTTGGATGAACCTGACCGATGGCAAAGTCCTGTGCGGTCGCAGGTATTTTGATGGCTCTGGGGGCAACAACCACGCCCTTCTCCACTTCCAGCAGACAGGATATCCACTGGCTGTTAAACTCGGTACCATCACTCCTGATGGAGCAG ATGTGTATTCCTACGATGAGGATGACATGGTGCTGGATTCAAAGTTACCAGAGCACTTATCTCATTTTGGCATCAACATGATGACCATGGAGAAG ACCGAGCGAACGATGACGGAGCTGGAGATTGCTGTGAACCAGCGTGTGGGGGAGTGGGAGGTGATCCAGGAATCAGGGACCACCCTCCGGCCCATGTTTGGCCCTGGCTTGACTGGCATGAAGAACCTGGGCAACAGCTGCTACCTCAACTCGGTCATGCAAGTGCTCTTCACCGTTCCAGACTTCCAGAGCAA GTACGTTTCTAACATTGACAAGATCATTGATGAAGCCCCAAGCGACCCCACCCAGGACTTCAAAACCCAAGT AGCCAAGCTGGGCTACGGTCTGCTGTCAGGAGAGTATTCCAAACCGGCACCAGACCCTGGAGATGAGAATGGTGCATCTGAACCCAGG ggaGACCAAATTGGCATTGCACCACGAATGTTCAAAGCACTTGTTGGGCGGGGCCACACAGAGTTCTCAACCAATCGACAGCAGGATGCTCAGGAGTTTTTGTTGCACTTCATAAACATGGTGGAG AGGAACTGTCGCTCTGGCTCAAACCCATCCGAGGCCTTCCGGTTCCTGGTGGAGGAGAAGATTGTGTGTCAGCAATCACAAAAAGCCAAGTACACACAGCGGGTTGATTACATCGTCCAGCTCCCTGTGCTGATGGACCAGGCTACAAACACAG AAGAGCTCCATGAGGCAGAGCGCCGGCGTGAGGAGGGGGACTCATCAGCTCCTACAGTGCGCGCACAAATCCCCTTCACAGCTTGCATGGCGGCTCTCAGTGAACCAGAGATCCTCACAGACTTCTGGAGCTCAGCTGTGCAGGCAAAGACGACTGCCACCAA AACAACCCGCTTTGCCTCTTTCCCAGACCACCTGGTCATCCAGATTAAGAAATTCACCTTTGGTCTTGACTGGGTGCCCAAGAAACTGG ACGTGAGCATTGACGTTCCTGACACTCTGGATCTGAGCGCACTGCGTGCAACCGGCCAGCAGCCAGGGGAGGAGCTTTTACCAGAGGTGGCCCCGCCCCCACTCATGACACCAGACGTGGAGGTTAAAG CTCCAGTCCTGGATGACTCCACAGTGTCCCAGTTATGTGAAATGGGATTCCCTCTGGAGGCCTGCAGGAAAGCGGTGTACTACACTGGGAACACTGGAATTGATGCCGCCATGAATTGGATCATGAGCCATATGGATGACCCAG ACTTCTCTGCCCCCCTGGTCTTGCCAGGCTGCAGCTCCGGCCCGGGGACCACGCCCACAGAGAGCCTCTCCGAGGAGCACCTGGCAACCATTGTCTCCATGGGCTTCAGCCGAGATCAGGCAACCAAAGCACTGCGAGCCACG AGTAACGTCCTGGACCGGGCTGTGGACTGGATCTTCTCCCACCTGGACGACCTGGAGTCCATGGATGTGTCTGAAGGCGGTCGCTCAGCCGCAGAGAGCGAGGGTGGCAGGGACCCTCCCCCGGGGCCCCGCGTCAGAGACGGACAGGGCA AGTATGAGCTGTTTGCGTTTGTCAGTCATATGGGGACAAGCACAATGTGCGGCCACTACGTCTGTCACATCAAGAAGGATCAGca GTGGGTGATCTTCAACGATCAGAAGGTTTGTGCTTCTGAGAAACCTCCCAAAGACCTGGGATACCTCTACTTCTACCGGAGAGTGGCAGATTGA